A stretch of Carya illinoinensis cultivar Pawnee chromosome 14, C.illinoinensisPawnee_v1, whole genome shotgun sequence DNA encodes these proteins:
- the LOC122294621 gene encoding plant UBX domain-containing protein 4-like, translated as MQTIRKSECPRELEPADRRSSVHVNLIRSVNLIRRNDNCPEPERHHVPGSWNFVINSVSSGTNDQMDMEDSMVEDTVQASTPIAPIFGQPPVLPPQSGSVFGSANSTSSKSLPICPTEFGHPTEPVSISGYEQFRRELFSG; from the exons ATGCAGACTATCAGAAAGTCTGAGTGCCCTAGAGAGCTTGAACCTGCAGATAGGAGGTCCTCTGTTCATGTCAATCTAATAAGAAGTGTCAATCTAATAAGAAGAAATGACAACTGCCCT GAACCAGAGAGGCACCATGTTCCTGGTTCTTGGAACTTTGTAATTAATTCAGTCTCCTCAGGAACCAATGATCAAATGGATATGGAGGACAGCATGGTGGAGGATACTGTTCAAGCATCCACGCCTATAGCTCCAATATTTGGTCAACCTCCTGTCTTACCTCCTCAATCTGGCTCTGTGTTTGGTTCAGCCAACTCCACCAGCAGCAAATCCCTTCCAATTTGCCCAACAGAGTTCGGGCACCCCACAGAACCTGTCTCCATTTCAGGCTACGAACAGTTTAGGAGGGAGCTTTTCAGTGGGTGA